The window CGGATAGCGTTCACTTGGTATATACAACTGGTCAGGGTTAAATGTCGTACCCGGAGAAATATTATACCCCGGATACATTTTCCGTAGACCAGCCATATAACTATTAAACCGTAACAAATCACTCATATGTGACGCTTGATTATGATGACTTATATGTTTGATTTCATACAATTCTACCTGGTTTTGATACATTAAAATCATATCGTATCTGCCATTGGTTGTTTTTGCTTCAGGATTTCCACCAGGTATTGTTTCTTCAGTACGAGCTACATATGGCAATCCAGCATAATAGGCCTTAAAATATGCCTCCAATAAAGTGTGTGCCTCCGTTCCATCTGGACCTGTGACAGCACCAGGTTTTGCACCATCAGGATCAATGAATAATAATGGATTATTTAAACAATATAGATAAGGATGAAGGGTCATAGGTTCACAGGTATTCCCCTTCACAGAATCCCTTCCATAAAAGAATCCCATATTAGAATTATAGTATCTTCTCCCCGCATAGTAAAGTTCTGTTTCATCTTCGTAATAGTACCCGGTAAATCCAAAATATGATTCGCCAGAGACTTTTCGATTCGGTTTACCAAACTCATCATAATCATAACTTGTCCTCACAGCACCTGCTTGGCTTAATAACCGCATTGGAGTTCCTAAAGAATCATTTTGATAAAAGAAGCTTTTATCATCTTCAATCAATCCCGTCAAATGATGACTTTGCGGTTCCCATATATAGCTTTTGGGGATGCCATCACATTTCTCTCCAATCAGGTTATGATTGCTCCTGGCATAATCAATGATAAATTCTACACTGGATTCATCTGGCTTTTGATAACCATAAAAATCTGATTCCGCATGCTCTTTTTGCTGTTTCATTGTACGCTGGCCGAAACCGTCATAAAGGTAGGATATTTCTGTGCCATTTTTTTTCCTGATTTTTTCTAATAGATTTCTCCCATTATAAAAGTAGGCATCCTGCATTTCCTCATTTTCATAGCAACAGCGAATGTTCCCTCTTTTATCATATTCATAGCGCCTGATAAAGTCTACTGTTTCTTCCCTGACCAACTGATTCAATTCGTTATAATGATACTGTGTATCAATTCCATTTTCTTTCTTAAAAATACGGTTTCCGTACGGATCATATTCATACTTTCTTACTGTATGCAATCCATCTCTAACTTCGGCCAAGCGGTTTAAATCATCATAAAAATACCGGAAGCTCTCCTTCCCCTTCTCTGAAATCCGGTTTATATTAACAGGTAATCCATCGGAATCATATTCATATTGATAGTTTAAAAATCCGCCTTGATAAGAATGGCTTAAATACTTTAGCTGGCCAAACGAGTCATATCCATAACGAGATTCCTGTTGATTACTGCATTTTCTGGAAGATAAAAAGCCTGCTTCGTTATAGTGATATTCAATAAACTGATCAGCCCAATGGACTTTCTTAATCTTTTGACTGGCATCATCATATTCATATTCAATATCTTCTCCATCCGGATAAACCGTTCTTGTTCTGTTCCCAAAAACATTCCACTCATACTGAACTGTATTTCCCTGATGATCGGTTATCTGATCAGGTATTCCAAAACTGTTACGCTGGATTGTTGTGCTGCCAAGCCAGTCTTTCAGTTGGATCAGCTGGTTTAATGCATTGTATTCCATCATAACTTTTTTTCCATCCGGATATACAATTTTGCTTATATTGCCTGATGGATCATAGGTATAATGTGTTTCCATGCCTTCCTGATCCGTATGGGTAAGAATTCTCCCAAAATAATCTCTTTGGTATCTTTCCTCATGACCTGCAGCATTTTCAGAACATATTACCTCACCTTCTAAATTCCGTTTATAACGTACCAGTAAAAGTTCCTTTTGCTTATTTATATTCCTAGCCTCTTCTAGTTCTTCCTCTAAGGTCAGCGGTGCGATCTGTTTTACAGAAACAATTCGGTCTACTTCGTCATAGTTGTAAAGAGTTTTTAGTCCGGCAGGGTCAATGACTGCCTGCAGTGATCCGCTTTTTGTATATTCATAATCAGTCACAACTCCTTTATTATTTTTGACAGACAGGAGGTTTCCGACTCCATCATAAGTAAAAGATTTGCTTTGTCCTCGGCTGTTTGAAATGAAAGAAATCCTGTTTAGGGCGTCATAGGTGAATTCTACCTGATAACCGGTATGATCCTGCTTTGCTATAAGATTACCATTGGAATCATAAGAATAATGCAATTCACTGCCATCAGGAAATTTTTTATTTTTCAGTCTGCCACCCGGAAAGTATTGATACTCAGTAATTCGATTCAAAGGTTCTGTTACCTTTGTGATCAATCCTAATTCATTATATTCAAAACTACTGATTTTCCCAGATGGATCTGTCTGCTTTATTTTTTGCCCGGCAGCATCGTATTCCATGTGGTATTCCCCGCCCATCGGATCAACCGCTCTGGTTATTTTACCCGAAAAATTATATTCAAAACGAGAAGATGTTTCATTTGGATAATTAATTTGAATTATTCGGTTGAGGGCATCGTAATTATACAGTACACTTGAGCCATCCGGTAAGGTTGTTTTTATCCGGTTTCCGTTTCCATCATACTGATAGGATGTCTCTCCTCCTTCCGGAGCTATCACCTTCTCCAGGCGGTTGGATTTATTATACAAATACTTCGTGACTGCGCCATTCGCCTCTGTCTGCTGGCTGACATTCCACATAAGATCATATTCCCGGAAGGTTTCACGTCCCTGTGGATCTGTCTTTTTGACAGGGCAATTCATATCATTGTATTCCCAGGTTGTTGAATTACCGTTCTGATCTATGATCTCAGTAATTTTTCCATTATTATTATAGAAATATTTTTTACTGAATCCCAACGTGTCTGTCATCTCAACAATATCGTTGTTTTGATTATATACATACTGTGTTTTATTTCCATTTCCATCTATTGTTGCAACAACGCGGTTTAACTGGTCATATTCATATTTCACCTTTGAATGAAAAGGGTTTGCTACTTCAATAATATTCCCTCTGCCATCAAATTGGACATGCATTTCGGAGCCATCCGGATGAGTGACCGTTTCTACCATGCCTTTGGAATGATACTGATACTGAAACGTCCGTCCTAATTGATCGGTATTCCGGAGTATCTGTCCATTTTGATTATAATCAGTCCTTGTAACAGAGCCATCCGGATAAATTAATCTGACAGGATGCTTCATTCTGTCATACTCAATTCTTGTCTCATGGCCGGTAGGGTCCCTGATTAAAGTCATATTTCCATCATGATCATATTCGTAACAGGTTTTATTTCCATTGTAATCCGTAATTTCGGCTAATTGATGTTTTTCATTATATTTCTTTTCTATCTGTCCTTCATGAGAAGTAATCCTGCAATCCCGTTGCCATTTATCTCTATAAAATCTGATTTTGTTTTTATTCTGGTCAATAAATACAGTCCTGTCATCATCATATTCATACTCCATGACTCCGCCATCGGGAAATAACTGTTTGACTGCCCGTCCATTTTTATCAAACTCATTGACTACCTTTTTCACACCATATGGTGTTATTTCCTCGATTAACCGGTTTTTTTTATCATAAGTATACTCTTTAAAACCGCCCGAAAGATTATCTGCTTTGATTAAATTGCCATTGTCATATGCAAACGTAACAGACCGTCCGGAATGATCACTCACACCGGCCAGTTTTCCCTCGTTATTATAAGAGAATGTAAAATAACCTGATAAGTTCTGAACCTTCGAAAGAACGCGGTTCGTATATGTATAAATAGTTGAATTCCCATTTTTATCTTTTATCTCTTTGCATAAGCCATCTTTATCAAAAACAAAAGTCTGGTTTAAAATATCCTTATAGAAATACCCATCCATTGAAAGACGTAAGGATTCCTTCGCTAATTCATTTGTTTTATAATCCCCTGCTTCCGCCCTTTCAAACGTTCGGACCTGGCCTCCAACCCCAGTATGTATCTCTATGGTTTCACGATGATCGATCAGGTAAACCTGATGATTATGATTCCAGCCGTTCCCGCACACGGTATTTTCATCTGAAAGAGAATTATAAGTTCGTGTAAAGGAGAGAGGATAACTTCCCATAATATGAAGATCTTCAGACTGCAGCACGTAATTTCCTGTAATAAGGTTGACTGGATCTCCGCTAAAAGGAGCACAACTCAAACCAAAAAGATTTTTAAAAATCTTTCCCGCTTCCTTTAAAAGCTTCATGATCGTTTCCTGACCACTTGTCTCTGAAAGAATGATTCCGCCCTTACCACAAACAAGTGCCGAATCCGTTGTTATTGCACTGGTACCATTGATCTTAGTCTGTTCATGGGGACAAAGCCATTTTCCAAGAATCATTGGAACACAGGGTTTCCCCGTGTGAGAACAAATTCCAAAGCTTGGGATATTTTCACCCGTTTTACAATCATCCACAGTTGCGATCGGTACTTTAAGCAGACAGACATTCTTATTTTCTACAATCAGTTCACCCACTTGGGAACCACATGTACATTTAATTTTTGCACCTTTAACTAAATAGGAACTACTCATTTTACTCACCCCTTTACTTAAAATTCATACTTTTTAAGGATGCTTCAAATCCATTGATGAATGTAGAATTATTTGGTTTCGTTTTTATAAATACGCCCGGATCAAATTCCGGTTCGTTTTTGCTGACCTTTTTTAATACGGACGGTCCGCAGTCTTGCCGGTTTCCTCCCATTTTAATTGTATCTGCATTCTTTCCCAATATTAGTTTCCCCCTTATCTCTGTACAATCATTCCCAATGCCTGACTGATTATTTTATCCTCTGTTTTTCCGGCAGGAATCATTCCTAATGCCTGCTTTCCTATTTTTTCAGTATCCTTATTGCTGTAAACTCTAACCGGTTCCTCCTCAGTTAATGGATTTGCCTGTGCAAGGATTTTAACCGGACCGGATAGATTAAAATCCTGACAGATATTAATGCTTCCTCCTCCGGAACTACCTTTAATAAGTGTGGACTGTAATGGCGCAAAGGTCTTTATCCCATCAGCAGTTAATAAGATTTTTCCTTTTGCTTCTAATAAAATTTCATCACCTTCCAGAACGATGCCCTGCTCATCCTCCAATGTCAGGGAATTGCCCATATGATTATCAAAGCCCATAGTTCCCGGAACTAATTTCATTTCTTTCCTCTGGCTGGTTGTAAAATATCGGTCGAAAGGAGAGGATACGTTGGGACATTTTGAAATATCATTGCTTCTTAAATACTGTATCGCTATGCTATCTGCCTCATTGTAATTAGTAAATATAATAGCAGCCCTCTCTCCCTTTTCTGGCATACAGGTAAATATATTCCCCGTTACCGGCACCCAAGGATAGGTTTTTATTATATTTTGTTCTTCCGGATTTATATCAAATACTAGTTTAACCTCTCCTCCCACCGAAGTAATCACTGTCCCTGTCAAAGATGCGCCGATTAATTGCTGATTATATTCTTTTTTCTTATAATAAAGATCTGTCCTTCCAAATTCATAGGAAAAAATAATTTCTCCTCTGATCATGTTTGCCAAAATGCTCAGCACCCGAAGTCTTCTCCCATCAATTTCAACCTCGTCTCCAATCTGATAAAACCGGTCTGACTCTGCTCTATAAAATACAAACCAATCTTTTTGCATATTTTCTGCTCTGTTTTCAAAATACCGCTCGTCTAGTGATACGGTATATGATGTGAATTTTTCATCTATGAGCTTGTTTCCCTCTGGAAAACCTAAATAGAATTTAGGTTCTCCGGTTTTAATATCCGGAATCAGCACACTGCCAAAATGACTGGCTATTCTTTTATAAAATTCCCAGTCACTTTCCTGATATTGAACCAGCAGGTCCTGGATCGGAGATTCTTCCTTGCCTTTCACCGAAAAAAGTACATCTGCTTTTGGAACCTGGTATAGAATACTCCGTATTACACTTTTATAGGTCTGCTCTGTATTTTGAAATGTCCGTATGTATTTTTTTTCATCCAGTTTAATACTTGCAGATATAAGAGATAATCTGGCGGTATATAAATTCCCTTCTCTTTTTTGGTTATAATGGTCCACAAACCCGTAAAAAATGAAATATTCCTGCCCATTTTTCTTGTAACCAATAGAAATAGACTGGCTATATAACGAATCACATAATAGTTCAGTTTTTAGTTGCAAATCAACCGTTAATTTCACATGCTGATTTGGATTCATACTAAAGTGCAAATCATTTACACCCACAACTGAACCAAGGCCAGTTATAATAAGATTATTTTTTGTAATCATAAGCTTTCCCTCACACAATTAATAATTCCTGTAACTTTATCCCCCTCACATTTCTGCGGATCAGACTTTCTGCAACGTCTTCACGTATTACTAATGTTGCTTTACTGACTTCTCCCAGGATAAAAAATGGAATATCCTGAATTTTATTCTTATCTAATGATCCTTTTAATAATCTGCTCTTAGTTTTATCAAAGGTACTTTCCATACTTAACAGCCTATGCTCCGGTAATTCCGGCAAATAATAAAACAAAGAATTTTGACTGTCAGGATCTATTAAAATAATTTTTATCGCTTTTATTCCCCTCCTGTACATCCAGATTACTTTCATCACCTTTTCTGACACAAATATACATGGAAATGTCAATATATCCATATAAATGGAATCAGCTTTCAACTTCGAGTCAAGTAGAATCCAGCTTTTTTCCGCATCAAATTGCTCTGAGTTATCCTTTGAGGTTATTTTTCCAAACCAATTCTTAATATCTGGATTAGGATTATTCTCCTCCTGCTCTGAAAGGATAAAATATTTCATATTCTGTCATTCCCTTCTTCAAATAATACAGCTTGCTCATCCATATATCCGCCGAAAACAACTTTAAAATCTTCATTCTTTTCTAAAGCTTCTGAAAATTTATTGTGTATAATATCGGTGATATGATCCCTAAAAAACAATTCTGCTATTTTGTAATAATGAGTGATATACCACAAAGCAAATTCCTTCTCTTCGTATTCTTTTAAATGAAATATCACTGCACCAATATGTTTTTTAAAATATTCCATATCTTTTTCAAAAAACTGAAATATAAAATTCATATTCCAATATTGAACAGTCCTGCACCTTTCTAAATAAAAATCTTTATTATACAGATCCAGCCGTACCTCATATTTCTTTGTAAAAATACATCTTTGCAGATAGCTGATGCTAAAAAACTGAACGGGATCTTTTTTATTCATTTGCTGCAAGCTGTGGGCTTCTGAATATAACATTTCTACGGATTTTTTGAAATCCGTTATGATCATATCTCTGTTATCCGAAAAATAAGTCTGTATTTCTTTCAAACGATTATGTAATACCGGCTCCATTAATTTACTGCCTTCTGATTGTATTTTTTGCAATCGGTCCATATTTTACTCCATCCGCAGTTTACCGCCTTTAAAAGCAATATCATCGTCTATGACAAGCCGGCTTCCTCCCTGACCAATGTCGACCTGATCAGCCGCATTCATGGTCAACGTCTGTTCCACACTTGTTAAAGATATATCTCCTTTGGCCCTCATGGTAATGTTTTTACTGCTCTCAATTGAAATTCCACTATTATCATGTATCGTAATATTTTCTCCTTTGTGGTTAGTCATAACAATACGGTCCGGAGTAAAATAAATCTCCTTTCCATATCGGGTTTTTAATGATTTGACATCAGGATTCGTTCTGGCATTTGGATCGGTTGACTTTTGATGTATAGCACTGGTTACATATGCATCAGATTCATTTGGGGAAGGCAGATACAGCCGGGCTGAATCGCCTTTCTCAGGCATACAATACCATCCCGTACCATCCGCTGATGA of the Lacrimispora indolis DSM 755 genome contains:
- a CDS encoding DUF6531 domain-containing protein: MSSSYLVKGAKIKCTCGSQVGELIVENKNVCLLKVPIATVDDCKTGENIPSFGICSHTGKPCVPMILGKWLCPHEQTKINGTSAITTDSALVCGKGGIILSETSGQETIMKLLKEAGKIFKNLFGLSCAPFSGDPVNLITGNYVLQSEDLHIMGSYPLSFTRTYNSLSDENTVCGNGWNHNHQVYLIDHRETIEIHTGVGGQVRTFERAEAGDYKTNELAKESLRLSMDGYFYKDILNQTFVFDKDGLCKEIKDKNGNSTIYTYTNRVLSKVQNLSGYFTFSYNNEGKLAGVSDHSGRSVTFAYDNGNLIKADNLSGGFKEYTYDKKNRLIEEITPYGVKKVVNEFDKNGRAVKQLFPDGGVMEYEYDDDRTVFIDQNKNKIRFYRDKWQRDCRITSHEGQIEKKYNEKHQLAEITDYNGNKTCYEYDHDGNMTLIRDPTGHETRIEYDRMKHPVRLIYPDGSVTRTDYNQNGQILRNTDQLGRTFQYQYHSKGMVETVTHPDGSEMHVQFDGRGNIIEVANPFHSKVKYEYDQLNRVVATIDGNGNKTQYVYNQNNDIVEMTDTLGFSKKYFYNNNGKITEIIDQNGNSTTWEYNDMNCPVKKTDPQGRETFREYDLMWNVSQQTEANGAVTKYLYNKSNRLEKVIAPEGGETSYQYDGNGNRIKTTLPDGSSVLYNYDALNRIIQINYPNETSSRFEYNFSGKITRAVDPMGGEYHMEYDAAGQKIKQTDPSGKISSFEYNELGLITKVTEPLNRITEYQYFPGGRLKNKKFPDGSELHYSYDSNGNLIAKQDHTGYQVEFTYDALNRISFISNSRGQSKSFTYDGVGNLLSVKNNKGVVTDYEYTKSGSLQAVIDPAGLKTLYNYDEVDRIVSVKQIAPLTLEEELEEARNINKQKELLLVRYKRNLEGEVICSENAAGHEERYQRDYFGRILTHTDQEGMETHYTYDPSGNISKIVYPDGKKVMMEYNALNQLIQLKDWLGSTTIQRNSFGIPDQITDHQGNTVQYEWNVFGNRTRTVYPDGEDIEYEYDDASQKIKKVHWADQFIEYHYNEAGFLSSRKCSNQQESRYGYDSFGQLKYLSHSYQGGFLNYQYEYDSDGLPVNINRISEKGKESFRYFYDDLNRLAEVRDGLHTVRKYEYDPYGNRIFKKENGIDTQYHYNELNQLVREETVDFIRRYEYDKRGNIRCCYENEEMQDAYFYNGRNLLEKIRKKNGTEISYLYDGFGQRTMKQQKEHAESDFYGYQKPDESSVEFIIDYARSNHNLIGEKCDGIPKSYIWEPQSHHLTGLIEDDKSFFYQNDSLGTPMRLLSQAGAVRTSYDYDEFGKPNRKVSGESYFGFTGYYYEDETELYYAGRRYYNSNMGFFYGRDSVKGNTCEPMTLHPYLYCLNNPLLFIDPDGAKPGAVTGPDGTEAHTLLEAYFKAYYAGLPYVARTEETIPGGNPEAKTTNGRYDMILMYQNQVELYEIKHISHHNQASHMSDLLRFNSYMAGLRKMYPGYNISPGTTFNPDQLYIPSERYPDYYIRYYTYYNGGYSMPINGKEFNQTYAGFIYWGYVKKDEEKDKHRYIWIPNQNSNSNSGSNDKKDDNVIQFPDVKGEDVAAAAIVGAVLYGAWWLIKAGVTFSTGFPALACPF
- a CDS encoding contractile injection system protein, VgrG/Pvc8 family yields the protein MITKNNLIITGLGSVVGVNDLHFSMNPNQHVKLTVDLQLKTELLCDSLYSQSISIGYKKNGQEYFIFYGFVDHYNQKREGNLYTARLSLISASIKLDEKKYIRTFQNTEQTYKSVIRSILYQVPKADVLFSVKGKEESPIQDLLVQYQESDWEFYKRIASHFGSVLIPDIKTGEPKFYLGFPEGNKLIDEKFTSYTVSLDERYFENRAENMQKDWFVFYRAESDRFYQIGDEVEIDGRRLRVLSILANMIRGEIIFSYEFGRTDLYYKKKEYNQQLIGASLTGTVITSVGGEVKLVFDINPEEQNIIKTYPWVPVTGNIFTCMPEKGERAAIIFTNYNEADSIAIQYLRSNDISKCPNVSSPFDRYFTTSQRKEMKLVPGTMGFDNHMGNSLTLEDEQGIVLEGDEILLEAKGKILLTADGIKTFAPLQSTLIKGSSGGGSINICQDFNLSGPVKILAQANPLTEEEPVRVYSNKDTEKIGKQALGMIPAGKTEDKIISQALGMIVQR